The window AATACAGCACTCTCTACTGCTTTATAGTCTATATCTTTAGCATTTGCCCTAGATAAAAAAATCATATCATACCCTTGTCCTATCTTGTTTTGGTTAAGTCTATATGCCTCTCTTAACCTTCTCTTAAATTTACTTCTAACTACACTATTTCCTAATTTTTTAGTAGTGGCAAATCCCACTCTATTATAAGATAAGTCATTTTTAACAAAAAAAAGAACCAAGTATTTATTTGCAAATGATTTCCCTGTGTCGTACACTCTCCTAAACTCTCTATTACTCTTCAATCTTTGTTTCTTTTCCATTTTTAGAATACTCCTTTTAAGAAACCCTTAAATTGAATAAAAAGGCCACATTAATGCGGCCTTATGCTGACAATTTTTTTCTGCCTTTTTTTCTACGTTTTCTTAAGATTTCTCTTCCTGATACTGTTCTCATTCTTTTTCTGAAACCATGTTCTCTACTTCTTTGTCTTTTTTTAGGTTGATAAGTTCTTTTCACTTAAAGTACACCTCCTTCAATTATCAGTGTTTATATATTAAAAAACACCCGTACTATCGATTTAATTATACTTAGACATATATCTGATTATATTAGTAACACCATCTAATGTCAAGAAATTATATATAAAATATATATAAAAAATGTAATTAATATGTATTTCTTTATATGTTAATATTTTTTTCAACAATATGTTATCTATGTGGATATCTTTTATAATACTGTTGATAATTATATTTTTTTCTGTTATTATAATATGGCAATGTGGATTATTTATTAACAGCAATATTTTTATCAACATTCTGTGGATAATGTTGTGTATAACTTTTAATAATATTAATAATATTTTGTATAATCTTCCTAATTAACGCTATTATTTATTCACATTTCATATTTTACTATGGTTGTGAATAATTACATATTATTGTATTTGTACATATCTTTCTAATTTTTATCCACATATTTTTTGTTCTCTATGTTAATATTATTATTTAAAAAATTATTTGATTTTATTATATTATATTGTGGATAAATCTGTATATAAGTATTTAAAAAAATTAATCTGTCTATAATTTTTTAAATAGATAGGAGGGAAAAAGATGGGTTTGAATTTAGATGAAATTTGGATAAGTTCTCTCAAACTCATAAAAAGTGAACTAACTGATGTAAGTTTTAACACTTGGCTTAAGACAATTGAACCTATAACTATAAATGATAATAATATAGTCTTAGGTGCTCCTAATGAATTTACCAAAGGAATCTTGGAAGCTAGATATTTAACTTTGATAAAAAATGCATTAAAACAAGTATCTGGTACGGATTTTGAAGTGAGCTTCTTAATTCCTGGTGAAGAGATATCTAGTGACGTTGAACAACCTAGTAGTAATCCAATTAATGATATCAATTCATCAAGATCTCAGTTAAATCCAAAGTATACTTTTGATACTTTCGTTATTGGTAATAGCAATAGGTTTGCTCATGCCGCTTCTTTAGCAGTTGCAGAAGCTCCTGCAATGGCTTATAATCCATTATTTATATATGGAGGAGTTGGACTAGGTAAAACCCATCTAATGCATGCCATAGGACATTATATATTAAATCAAAACCCTAAAGCCAGTGTAGTATATGTATCGTCAGAAAAGTTCACCAATGAGCTTATAAACTCAATTAGAGATGACAGAAACGTAGAATTTAGAAACAAATATAGAAATGTAGATGTACTACTAGTGGATGATATACAATTCATAGCAGGAAAAGAGCGTACTCAAGAAGAGTTTTTCCATACTTTCAACGCTCTACATGAGGCCAATAAGCAAATTATTATTTCAAGTGATAGACCTCCTAAGGAAATTCCTACTTTAGAAGACAGGCTAAGATCGAGATTTGAGTGGGGACTTATAGCAGATATCCAACCACCTGATCTAGAAACTAGAATTGCTATATTAAGAAAAAAAGCTAAAGTAGAGAACATAGACGTTCCAAATGATGTGACTCTATATATAGCAAGTAGAATTCAATCAAACATTAGGGAACTAGAAGGAGCTCTCATTAGAGTAGTAGCTTATTCTTCTCTTACTAATAGAGAAGTTACTGTAGACTTAGCAACTGAAGCTTTAAAAGATATAATATCTAACACGAAACCTAAAGAGATAAATGTAAAGTTAATAAAAGAAGTAGTAAGTAATAATATGGGTGTAAAAATAGAAGATTTCAACTCTAAAAAAAGGACAAGGGCTATTTCCTATCCTAGACAAATAGCTATGTATCTATGTAGAGAGTTAACTGATTTATCCCTTCCTAAGATAGGTGAAGAATTTGGAGGCAGGGACCATACTACTGTTATACATGCTTACGAAAAAATTTCTAATAATATAGAAAAAAGCTCTGAATTAAAATCAAGAATAGAAGAATTGACTAAAGAAATCACAGGAAATTAATTAACAACCCTATGTTGATAAGTAGTTGATACTTTGTTTATATATTTTTCTTTTTTTCTTCTAGCTTAATTGTGTGGATAATTGTATAATATATATGAACATGTTATTAACACCTTTAACATGTTGTATTTTGTGCTACTTGATAACTTATCCACATATAAACAGGTACTATTACTATTACTACTAAGTTTAGTTAATATATTTATAGAAAAAACAGCGAAGGAGGTTATCCACAGTTGAAATTTACTATAGATCAAAACGAACTTTCAAAATGTGTTAATATAGTTCAAAAAGGAATTTCATCAAAGACAACATTACCTATATTGAATGGTATTTTAATATATGCAAAAAATGATAAATTAACTTTAACTGGTACGGATTTAGAGATAGGTATAGAAACTTCTATAGATTGTAATATAGAGGAAGAAGGAAGTATTGTTATAACATCAAGAATATTTGGAGATATAATAAGAAAATTACCTAACTTACCAATAAATATAGAAGTAGATGAAAAGAATAATGTTCATATAACTTGTGGATTATCTAAGTTTAATATAGTTGGGCAACCATCTTTAGAATATCCACAGCTTCCTCAAATAGATAATAAAAATTCTTTTGAAGTTCCAAAAGATTTATTAAAAAATATGATTAGACAAACAATATTTGCAACGGCACAAGATGAAACTAGACCAATACTAACAGGAGCACTTTTAGAAATAAATAATGAAAATGCAGCTCTAGTAGCATTAGATGGATATAGACTTGCTTTAAAAAATGCTTCGGTTAACTATAAAGAAGAAATAAAAGTTGTAATACCGAGTAAAACATTAAATGAAGTAAATAAAATATTAGATGATGATGATTCTGATATAGAAATATCGTGTACGGATAATCATATTATATTTAATTTAGGAAATACTGTTATAACTTCAAGACTGTTAGAAGGACAATTTTTAAATTATAAAGATATTATAAGAAATGAATATAAATCTAGAGTAAAGGTAAAAACTAAGTCTATACAAGAAAGTATAGAAAGAGCATCTTTACTTGCTAGAGAAGGTAAAAATAACTTAGTTAAATTTGATGTATCAGACGATAAACTTGTAATAACTTCAAACTCAGAGATAGGTGATGTTTATGAAGAGATACCTATAGAGCTAGAAGGAAATGTTATACAAATAGCATTTAACTCAAAATATATACTAGATGGAATAAGAGTTATAGATAGTGAAGAGATAATACTTAATTTAGTAAGTAATGTTAACCCTTGTATCATAAAACCTGTAGAGGACGAAAGCTATACTTACTTAATATTACCAGTAAGATTAGCTTAATATATAAAATATATAAAAAAAACCTTAAACTTTTAAGCGTCATTAATTTTTTTATTTAAAACCAACCAACACTTTTATCTTTATTCGTTTTAGACACCTATTTGTTAGGTGTCTATTATATTTAAGGAGGAATAAAAAATGCAAGAAATTAAAATAAATACTAAATTTATAAAGCTAGACCAATTTTTAAAATTTGCTGGTATATCACAAACAGGTGGAGAAAGTAAATTTATAATAAAGAATGGTGATGTAAAAGTAAATGGAGAGGTTACTTTTGAAAGAGGGAAGAAGATAAGAAAAGGAGATATAGTGGAAGTTGCTGATCAAGATACATTTACTATAAAATAGTTTTTATGCTATGAAATTAAAAAATTGTATTGGTCAATATTAATTCTCGGCAAGACTTATCAAAACATGATATAATGTATTAGCTAGAAAACTTTACTAGGAGAGTGTTACCTGTGTATGTAAAGAGCATTAGACTAATAAATTTTAGAAACTATGATAATCTTAAAATTGAACTTAATAAAAAAATAAATATTTTTTTAGGTGATAATGCTCAAGGTAAGACTAATTTACTAGAGTCTATATATATATGCTCAAGTGGCAAATCATATAGATCTAGTAAAGACAAAGAGATAATAAATATTAAAAAAGATAAAGCTTATGTAGGAATTGAAGTTGAAAAAGATAACTTTAACAAATATATAGAAATTAAATTTGAAAAAGATAAACCTAAAAGAATTAGAATTAATAAGATTGAGCTAGATAGAGTTTCAGAACTAATAGGAAACTTAAATGTGGTTATATTTTCACCAGAAGATTTGAAACTAGTGAAGGAAGGTCCACTAGAAAGACGAACTTTTTTAGATACGGAAATTTCCCAAATAAAGCCTAAATACAAATACAATCTAAATAAATATAATAAAATACTTATTCAGAGGAATAAACTTCTAAAAAGTTCTCAATTTGACAATAATAACTTAAAGACAATAGATATTTGGAATGAGCAATTATCTAATATAGGGTCAGAGATTATCATAAGTAGAACTAACTTTTTAAGAACACTTTCTAAAATATCAAAAGAAATCCATAAAAAGTTGACAGGCTCTAACGAAGAATTAGAGGTAAGATATGTTCCATCTTTTAATATCAAGGATATAAATAAAGATAAGCTGAAAGAACAGTTTAAAGAAATTTTGAACAAAAATATAGAAAAAGATATAGAAAAAGGAACTACAGAATACGGTCCTCACAGAGATGATATAGATATTATTATAAATAATATGCCTTGTAGAATATATGGATCACAAGGTCAGCAAAGAACAGCTGCACTTTCTCTTAAATTAGCAGAGGTTGAACTTATAAATATGGAAGTAGGAGAATACCCTGTTTTACTTTTAGATGATGTTCTATCAGAACTTGATATAAATAGAAGAAAATACTTACTTTCAACTTTTAAGGATATCCAAACAATAATAACATCTACTGATGACATTGATTTAGATGATATTGAAGATATAAGTAAAAGCACATTTTATATAAAGCAAGGAAACGTATTGTATTAAGGAGGAGGTATTTTTATGTTTCTTCATCTAGGTAAAGACTTTGTTATTCCTTTGAAAGATGTAATTGCTATTATTGATTCAGAGTCTGCTTTTAAATCAGATACAACTAAAGAATTTTTTAAGATAGCTGAAGAAGAAGGATTCATATTCAATATAGTAGAAGAGGGAATAAAGTCTTATGTAATCACAGAAAGAATAGAAAAGGGTAAGAATGGTTCAGAATTAGCAAGAAAAAGTATAATATATAGTTCAAATATATCAGCAACAACTCTTCATAAAAGAGCTGGATTTGTAGATAGTATAGAACATGCTTAGAATTAAAAAATAACAAAGATTGGGGGACGTTAAATGTCTGAAAATCAAAATAATATAAATTATGGTGCAGAACAAATACAGGTACTAGAAGGACTAGAGCCTGTAAGAAAAAGACCGGGTATGTACATTGGAAGTACTGGACCTAGGGGATTACATCACTTAGTTTATGAAGTTGTAGATAATAGTATAGATGAGGCTTTAGCTGGTAGATGTGATACAATAAAGGTTAATATAAATGCTGATGGATCAGTTACTGTTTCAGATAATGGTATTGGTATACCAGTTGAAATACATCCTAAAACAGGTAAATCTACTGTAGAAACTGTACTTACAGTGCTT is drawn from Gottschalkia purinilytica and contains these coding sequences:
- the rnpA gene encoding ribonuclease P protein component, which produces MEKKQRLKSNREFRRVYDTGKSFANKYLVLFFVKNDLSYNRVGFATTKKLGNSVVRSKFKRRLREAYRLNQNKIGQGYDMIFLSRANAKDIDYKAVESAVLHLVKISGLLKKD
- the rpmH gene encoding 50S ribosomal protein L34, which translates into the protein MKRTYQPKKRQRSREHGFRKRMRTVSGREILRKRRKKGRKKLSA
- the dnaA gene encoding chromosomal replication initiator protein DnaA produces the protein MGLNLDEIWISSLKLIKSELTDVSFNTWLKTIEPITINDNNIVLGAPNEFTKGILEARYLTLIKNALKQVSGTDFEVSFLIPGEEISSDVEQPSSNPINDINSSRSQLNPKYTFDTFVIGNSNRFAHAASLAVAEAPAMAYNPLFIYGGVGLGKTHLMHAIGHYILNQNPKASVVYVSSEKFTNELINSIRDDRNVEFRNKYRNVDVLLVDDIQFIAGKERTQEEFFHTFNALHEANKQIIISSDRPPKEIPTLEDRLRSRFEWGLIADIQPPDLETRIAILRKKAKVENIDVPNDVTLYIASRIQSNIRELEGALIRVVAYSSLTNREVTVDLATEALKDIISNTKPKEINVKLIKEVVSNNMGVKIEDFNSKKRTRAISYPRQIAMYLCRELTDLSLPKIGEEFGGRDHTTVIHAYEKISNNIEKSSELKSRIEELTKEITGN
- the dnaN gene encoding DNA polymerase III subunit beta encodes the protein MKFTIDQNELSKCVNIVQKGISSKTTLPILNGILIYAKNDKLTLTGTDLEIGIETSIDCNIEEEGSIVITSRIFGDIIRKLPNLPINIEVDEKNNVHITCGLSKFNIVGQPSLEYPQLPQIDNKNSFEVPKDLLKNMIRQTIFATAQDETRPILTGALLEINNENAALVALDGYRLALKNASVNYKEEIKVVIPSKTLNEVNKILDDDDSDIEISCTDNHIIFNLGNTVITSRLLEGQFLNYKDIIRNEYKSRVKVKTKSIQESIERASLLAREGKNNLVKFDVSDDKLVITSNSEIGDVYEEIPIELEGNVIQIAFNSKYILDGIRVIDSEEIILNLVSNVNPCIIKPVEDESYTYLILPVRLA
- a CDS encoding RNA-binding S4 domain-containing protein produces the protein MQEIKINTKFIKLDQFLKFAGISQTGGESKFIIKNGDVKVNGEVTFERGKKIRKGDIVEVADQDTFTIK
- the recF gene encoding DNA replication/repair protein RecF (All proteins in this family for which functions are known are DNA-binding proteins that assist the filamentation of RecA onto DNA for the initiation of recombination or recombinational repair.) is translated as MYVKSIRLINFRNYDNLKIELNKKINIFLGDNAQGKTNLLESIYICSSGKSYRSSKDKEIINIKKDKAYVGIEVEKDNFNKYIEIKFEKDKPKRIRINKIELDRVSELIGNLNVVIFSPEDLKLVKEGPLERRTFLDTEISQIKPKYKYNLNKYNKILIQRNKLLKSSQFDNNNLKTIDIWNEQLSNIGSEIIISRTNFLRTLSKISKEIHKKLTGSNEELEVRYVPSFNIKDINKDKLKEQFKEILNKNIEKDIEKGTTEYGPHRDDIDIIINNMPCRIYGSQGQQRTAALSLKLAEVELINMEVGEYPVLLLDDVLSELDINRRKYLLSTFKDIQTIITSTDDIDLDDIEDISKSTFYIKQGNVLY
- the remB gene encoding extracellular matrix regulator RemB, which gives rise to MFLHLGKDFVIPLKDVIAIIDSESAFKSDTTKEFFKIAEEEGFIFNIVEEGIKSYVITERIEKGKNGSELARKSIIYSSNISATTLHKRAGFVDSIEHA